One genomic window of Megalobrama amblycephala isolate DHTTF-2021 unplaced genomic scaffold, ASM1881202v1 scaffold400, whole genome shotgun sequence includes the following:
- the LOC125261353 gene encoding uncharacterized protein LOC125261353 has protein sequence MKALVCILLLLETFVFVVQQQVDGGLNENEISQQISSEDGRQNPPQTDTLRAEADRQQYCDLGIPDIHAALRELTATVTEQKGNIRELTTTVTEQKENIRALETQLRDEMNKKNEEISNLTLSQVELRKENRDREIAFSAGLMESGAGNIGPFTTHITLTYRKVFTNIGNAYNPITGVFTAPLKGAYMFRFSVTGVGPTTISASIYKNGEHVVIANDYQTQGGLNSSNGVVLILEVGDVVYVTLGAGRGVTDNHNNHNTFSGYLLFPLR, from the exons ATGAAGGCTTTAGTAtgtatactgctgctgttggaaacctttgtgtttgtcgtccagcagcaggtagatggaggactcaatgagaatgagatcagtcaacagatcAGCTCTGAGGACGGAAGACAGAATCCACCTCAAACAGACACTTTGAGAGCTGAAGCTGACAGACAACAATACTGTGATCTGGGCATCCCTGACATCCATGCAGCActgagagaactgaccgccaccgttacagagcagaaaggaaacatcagagaactgaccaccaccgttacagagcagaaagaaaacatcagagcTTTAGAGACGCAACTGAGGGATGAGATGAATAAGAAAAATGAAG aaatttcaaatcttactctgagtcaagtggagttgagaaaggaaaatagag acagagaaatagcTTTTTCAGCTGGACTGATGGAATCTGGCGCTGGAAATATTGGTCCTTTTACCACTCACATCACACTAACCTACAGGAAAGTCTTCACAAACATAGGGAACGCCTACAACCCAATTACAG gtgttttcacagccccactgaaaggagcgtaCATGTTCAGATTCTCTGTAACTGGTGTTGGCCCAACTACAATATCTGCCTCCATTTATAAGAATGGAGAGCATGTGGTTATAGCAAATGATTATCAGACTCAGGGTGGGTTAAACTCCTCAAATGGAGttgtgttgatcctggaggttgGAGATGTTGTCTATGTGACACTTGGGGCTGGCAGGGGGGTTACAGATAACCACAATAACCACAACACTTTCAGTGGTTATCTACTGTTTCCCTTAAGATAA